The uncultured Dysgonomonas sp. genome contains the following window.
CGTTTTCATGGCTACTATACCAATACCAGCTTCTGATGCACGCTTAATTGCTTCCTGCGTTTCTTTCAGATTATTCAGTTTAAAATTATAACTGATGAGTAATACATCATATATCCCCGCCTTTATGGCCGCATCTATCAGCTCCGGTTTATGTGCATGAGTGGAAAAACCTATAAAACGGGCTTTGCCCTCTTCTTTTATTTTACTGAGCGCTTCAATTATCCTCTGATCCAACACTTCTTCCACATCGCTGTAGGCATGTGCATAGAAGATATCCACATATTCCATTTTGAGGCGCTTGAGGCTTAGTTCCAGTTTAGTATTCAGGTCTTGCTCAAAATCAGGCTTCAATGGGTAGTCAATTTTAATTTTTGTCCCCAGAAAATAGCTTTCGCGCGGTTTACCTTCGAAGAAATTACCCAGCATCTCTTCGTTTCGCCCGTTCTGATAACCATGCGCCGTATCGAAATGGAAAATACCCGAATTATAGGCTGCCCGGACCACATTCGGATTGTCGGCACGCATGACCCCCATACTCAGAATCGGAAGCTTAACACCTGTACGCCCCAGTGTACGCATAGGTATTTCGTCCATTTTAGCCTTCGTCGTCTTACTTAATGTAGATGCTGTGGTTCCCGGAACAATCAGAGCTCCTGCACCCATAGTGGCCGAAAACCGGAGGAAATCTCTTCTGTTAACACCTTTCTTTTTCATATTAGTAACTGAATATTTTAAGGTTTAGAATATCTGTGTTGGAATATGGGTATCTAGCGATTAATCGGTTTTCACAAATATAGCAATATTTTTTAAATCAATACATTACGATATAAAAAATATAGTAATAGATTCCTTTTTTACATAAAAAAGTAGTAAATCCGGTGTTAAATCGTAATAAAAATAGTTATTCATTTGCCAATATGTTTATATAAATGACCAATATTCAAGATAGATTTATATTTTTGTATGACGATTTAATCCGCCTAATTTAACGATAGATATACCCTATGAAGAAAAACATCTTTAAACTGAAAACGAAGCAACTGAAAGAAATTGCACAATCGCTCCAAACCAAAGTTGAAAACGGTCTTGGTAAAGACAATACAGAAATACAATGTATTCCGACTTATATCAATCCCAAAACATCGGGAATAGAAGGTTCGGCACTGGTACTCGACTTAGGAGGAACCAATTATCGTGTTGCCACAATTGATTTTGTTGACGGAAAGGCATCGATACATCCCGAAAACGGATGGAAAAAAGACCTATCAGTAATGAAAACTCCGGGCTTCACGGAAGCAGACTTGTTCAAAGAGCAAGCAGATCCAATCGGCGAAATAAAGATGGAAGGAAAGATGCCAATCGGTTATTGCTTCT
Protein-coding sequences here:
- a CDS encoding aldo/keto reductase codes for the protein MKKKGVNRRDFLRFSATMGAGALIVPGTTASTLSKTTKAKMDEIPMRTLGRTGVKLPILSMGVMRADNPNVVRAAYNSGIFHFDTAHGYQNGRNEEMLGNFFEGKPRESYFLGTKIKIDYPLKPDFEQDLNTKLELSLKRLKMEYVDIFYAHAYSDVEEVLDQRIIEALSKIKEEGKARFIGFSTHAHKPELIDAAIKAGIYDVLLISYNFKLNNLKETQEAIKRASEAGIGIVAMKTMTGGVEDADGKKKINAQACLKWAWENEHITTAIPGFSNYDEFDECLAAAQNPQLTTGEQEYLAALCNKEMMFCQQCNKCVAQCTEHLPIPDIMRAYMYTYGYKYSQLSKETLTVLNLEENVCSGCNSCTVDCPSGFNVSQKIAAIIPVMHVPNEFLT